The DNA region GGTTTTCCTAGCAGTTCTGGAGTGTAATTGCATTTTTGGGCTGGTAATTTTTGTGATAATATTCTTGGGACCTAACACACACGCCAGTTACTAAGACTATTAACTACTTTGTTTGCATTCCTTTTATTCAAACAAAAGCACAATTATCAAGCTCCTTTGCCAATGACAATCTATTCTCCAGTTAGCATCAATACAATATACATATGCATCAATACAATTTCATCTCTTTAGAAATCTATACAAGCTCTGTCATCATTCAGTTGCATCACTACTAAGCTTCAAGAGGCCTTTCAGAGACTTCCTTTGCTGCTTGGCTTTCATCATTAGAAACATTCCTCTTGAATGATGCAGAAGGATGCTCTTCAAAACTCTCATGAAGTTTTAAATTCTGCAAATTTCCCAAATGCTCTTCACCCATTCTGTGTGAACCTGTGTGATTGAGAAATACCAATAGCTGATCCCATAGAGAATTCTCCTTTATTACTTAAGATGCATACCTTTTTAACTATTCTAAATTCTATCCATGGTCATTTGTTCGAAAATGATCAGtgaattttgtttgttgttgtgcCAAAAACATTTGGATATGCAATAATGCAAATCTGTTTATCTATAACAGATGATTGGATGGACTCAAATAAGTAAACAAGTAGTCATGGAATGAACCTCTCAATTCGCCTGAGTTGTTTGGTGACATCCACCATAGTTGGCCTTCTTTGTGGGTCTTCCTCTGTACATGATGAGGCAAGGTCTAGGAAAGCTTGCAATTGCTGCTCTAAAGTAGCACCTCCTTCCCCATCTTCTGCCAAGATTGTAGGATCCACAATCTCGTTTATGGAACTACTTAGAGCACGGTCATGTGTGTATGCTACTAAGGTAGAATCTTCATCAATTGTCAATCGGGTTATATTATAAGAATCCTCTCCAGTTAAAAGTTCTAGAAGAAACCAACCAAAACTATATACATCAGATTTCTCATTTACCTTGCCTGTTGCTTTAAGCTCAGGGGAGCAGAACCTTAAATTCCGAAAGCCGTGATAAACTTCCACATCAGTTTCACCTTCGGGAATTGATACAGAAACTAAAAAGTTGGACAATTTGGGAACATCACTTTCATCTAAGAAGATATTTTCCATATCTATAGCCATGTAAATGACAGGTCTTCGGAAGGCAGTATGGAAATAAGAAATTGCATGAGCAATCTGCCTTGCAATCTTTAACCTTCTCTCCCACACCATCGGCTGATGATGTCCTTGAGTAACACGTGAGACATAAATACGATCAGCAAGGAAACCATTGGCCGCAAATTCATACACAAAAATGGGAAATGGAGTCTCGAGACAACACCCTACGGGCTTTAATACATTGCTGTGAGCACTCATTTGTGCAGAAATCACTAAATCATTGATGGCTAAATCGTTTGAAGAATGCCTAGTGAGAATAATTCGTCCTTCAAAAGAACCCTTGTACCAATACTTTCCCAGATGTTCAGAATAGTTGTTGGTTGCTTGGCGGAGCTGTTGAGCGGAGAAGGTACGGATGGGAATAGGCTTGCCATTGCAACAGACAATCAGCTTCTCAAGTAACTTGCCTCCATTCTCAACAAATGccctctctctttgttttctttgttttctttgttttcttcttctattaaaGAAAAGGTCCCTCAGCCAACTCCTCTGCATAGCTTGAATGTGGAACCTTGCTATCTGCTCTTCTCTACTCACTAGGAATTTTTAGAATAGTGGTGTATGTTGTAGGAAAGCGCCTCCGGATAGCACTCCCACCTCAAtattaattgtgaaaatattatgactaTGATCTCCAAGACATAAACAATAGGAGATATACAAGTTGGTATATCAATATTCTCACACACACCCAATCCCCAATACACCCAATAGCTCTCTATTGCACTATATTTCCCTCTATTTTACGCTCTTTTTTCCCTTCTCTACAATTGCCGCAACACCTCTCCTTATATAGAATATCAAGTCCGCAAAGATGAGTCCTCGTAGCAATAGAATTGTATTCCGTGCAAATACTAATCCAAGCAACTTTAAGTAGAACTCTAATTCTCATCTATTGAGCACGTGAGGTCCAATAACAATTCCGAGTTGAACTTAGATAGGTCCAATATCAATTCCAAGTTGAACTTAGATATCTAAGCCGGTTAGGTATCAGTTTAGGAGTCCTAAAACTATTTGGAAATATAGTTGCACTTGAAATAGGACATCAAGTCTTAACGCCACTCCAAAACAAGCTTGACTACTATTCTGGTAATACAGCCTATGCACACTCCAAGTAACAATCCACCTCACTCCTCTCTAGCCACTACCAACACGCGGTGAGCAACAAGTTGAAATTTCCAAGTTTGACGAAGTTATGTTGATCGGATAATGAGAAAAGCCCCATTTACTTTCCTTGAAACTTCCCTGAAATTTCATTCCATGTGAAATTTCAGGTAATGAAATTTCCCATTCCCTCTACAGCACTATTCTAAAAATTCACTGTGAGCACTGAGCAGAGCAGGCACAAAAAGCTATGTGAGCCTAGTTTGACTATGTTTTGTTAATCGGCTATTCAGGAAAGCCCCCCTTACTTTCCATGAAACTTCCCTGAAATTACTTCAATACTTCATGAATTATAAGCCCATTAAGCCTCCCTCACTCTACACTGTGATGTCGGTGGCTTGAACTTATCCTAATCCATGCTTGTTTTGGAGCAGCAACACTAGAGTAGGATTAGACACATCTATGTTAGGATATTGtcaattttctgtttcattCTATTCACAACATcaatatgtattttcattaagaGGTGtacaatatatatttcattcagAGCTGTGTACAAGGATGATTGAAATCATTTTTTCAAGAGAAGTTGAATGAATTAATGCCAATGTACCAGTTATTATGGTCTATGGTAATGTCATGAGGAAATAAGTTTGCCAGAGAAATTTGAGTGGTTAGTTCATTTTACTGTGAATAAGACTCTTAGAGCATCATTGTAGAAGGATGTTAACAATGAATACTTCTCTTACTTGGTTGTGCCTTCTAATCTCTAATCTCTTCCTTTTAATCTCTTAAATTTTGAGCCAGTGTGAACTAGGCAGACTTGAAATCAACCTATTGGCATGCCTGAAACATTTGGATATGCGATAATGTGAATATGTTGTTTATTATTAACTGGTCCCACTCTTTTATTATTCATCAAATGCAAATCATCTTTAATGGACAAGACAAACGACACAATGCTTTGCATGGCTAAATGAACATaccaaccaaaatttttgttgttattaagAAACTGGCAAAAGCAAGTTGAATATTTCAACATTGAGAATATTGTCATAACCACACAcatataataattcaaaaataaaactcattatTGTGGCTCTTAATGTCCATCCTTGATTATCCACCATCCAGTGGCCTAGTGTCCACAACAACTAAactctttttgtgtgtgtgtgtgtgttcatgCAATTGTTTGTGACTGTCCTCTATGATAGTGGGATGAGACATCTGTGTATGTATTGCAATGCCAAATATTTGTCTCAGCGTAGATTGATACCCAAGGTTGGATTAGAGTTTTTGGGCACCAAATGAGTTAGTGTGACCTAGAGTCTTGACTTGGCTGTTTCTCTCCACTTCTATCCAATGTTCAAGCAGCTCTATGCAACTATATTTCTCCCAAAAAGTTCCCTTAGAAGGTGCCTTCTAAATTTAAGAGGATAGCAATGAACTAGAGCAGAAACACTAGAGAAGGACTAAGCACATCTCTATTTGTTAGGATAATGACATTTTGGTTTCATATTTTTCAGGACAACAATATTTATCTCATTCAAAGGGAAGGTGTTGACTACAATTATTTAGTTAGGCGATCAATTGTGGGGCAATAagttatttaataaattttttacccAAATTGACATGAATGATTAAAATTTAAGACTATTTTGTAAAGAGAATAAGGCTTGCCAAACTAAATTGAAAACTCAACTTCAGTATAAACACATTTTAcattgaaattgtgtttttggaAACTTTGATTTTCAtagtaaaatttgaattttcaatgCTAAAATAAGAGGCTATTCTAGTTGGAAAGGTACTTTGATGAACCAAATTAGAAATAATCAACCATGGAACAAGTCTCTCAATTTGCCCCAAATCTTTGGTAACATCTATCATTGTTAGTGTTTTCTCTATATCTTCCTCAGTACACATCAAGGCAAGGAACAATACATCTTGATTTGGACTTGGCAATGGTGTTTTAGTTGAGATCCTAATGTGGATTAATATGATTGACTGAGGAGGGTGGTAGTGTTTGAATGCTTCGATGAGTTTGGTTTCAAAAG from Castanea sativa cultivar Marrone di Chiusa Pesio chromosome 6, ASM4071231v1 includes:
- the LOC142638380 gene encoding serine/threonine-protein kinase ZRK1-like, coding for MQRSWLRDLFFNRRRKQRKQRKQRERAFVENGGKLLEKLIVCCNGKPIPIRTFSAQQLRQATNNYSEHLGKYWYKGSFEGRIILTRHSSNDLAINDLVISAQMSAHSNVLKPVGCCLETPFPIFVYEFAANGFLADRIYVSRVTQGHHQPMVWERRLKIARQIAHAISYFHTAFRRPVIYMAIDMENIFLDESDVPKLSNFLVSVSIPEGETDVEVYHGFRNLRFCSPELKATGKVNEKSDVYSFGWFLLELLTGEDSYNITRLTIDEDSTLVAYTHDRALSSSINEIVDPTILAEDGEGGATLEQQLQAFLDLASSCTEEDPQRRPTMVDVTKQLRRIERFTQNG